A single window of Patescibacteria group bacterium DNA harbors:
- a CDS encoding ABC transporter ATP-binding protein, with amino-acid sequence MKTEKKDAIKDKGFWLRLWELLSPSQKRIKILAVLIVLFESSRLIGPYILKIIIDKLVNFKLEEIIFIVWLIGLMFLSEQINSLLHYFKDRIVFKLLIDIEYYLPVNAQKKLVFLDLSYHERENTGNKIIKIEHGVQKIIELLGNMSWEVVPTLTQLIVTLIVLFIVDWRFGLAFLIFSPLFIAITYKVNKDLQPVRRQRHKNYEIASGKMGQSIININTVKSFVQEKREIKEFGSIREKIKINELKEWFKLLNFGLARNFVIDLGRITMLLLGAYLVWEAKVSIGTLVFVITLSEKSYFSLYRLSRFYDRVEEGAIAVNRFINLTREKTEIVNQEDGIKPGNITGEIKFKDVSFSYKGDRNKALDKVNLKISAGCVTALVGPSGGGKTTVARMIYRHYDPQAGMVLLDDKNLKDYDLYGFRKFIAIVPQETEIFNMSVRDNIAYSNPKASLAEVRAVAKIANAEEFINQLSFGYETLAGERGIKLSGGQRQRIGIARAILANPRILIFDEATSNLDSRSEKLIQEAMEKIKQGRTVIIIAHRLSTIKKADKIIVLENGKVTEEGSHYELANMKGGLYAELLKLQRMGEVD; translated from the coding sequence ATGAAAACAGAAAAAAAAGACGCAATAAAAGATAAGGGTTTTTGGTTAAGGTTGTGGGAGTTGCTTAGCCCTTCCCAGAAGCGGATTAAAATTCTAGCTGTTTTAATAGTGCTTTTTGAATCATCCCGTTTAATCGGGCCGTATATTCTAAAAATAATTATTGATAAGCTGGTTAATTTTAAACTTGAAGAGATTATATTTATTGTTTGGCTTATCGGACTGATGTTTTTATCCGAGCAAATAAATTCCCTGCTTCATTATTTCAAGGACAGGATAGTTTTCAAATTGCTGATTGACATTGAATATTATCTTCCCGTTAATGCCCAAAAGAAATTGGTTTTTTTGGATTTGAGTTATCATGAGAGGGAAAATACGGGGAATAAAATAATAAAGATTGAGCACGGCGTGCAGAAGATTATTGAGCTTTTGGGCAATATGTCCTGGGAAGTTGTGCCGACGCTTACCCAGCTGATTGTGACCCTGATAGTTTTGTTTATCGTTGACTGGCGCTTCGGCTTGGCTTTTCTTATTTTCTCGCCTTTGTTTATCGCCATAACCTATAAAGTAAATAAAGATTTGCAGCCGGTCCGGCGGCAAAGGCATAAAAATTATGAAATCGCTTCTGGGAAAATGGGGCAGTCAATTATCAATATAAATACCGTGAAATCCTTTGTCCAGGAAAAAAGGGAAATAAAAGAGTTCGGTTCCATAAGGGAAAAGATAAAAATCAACGAACTTAAAGAGTGGTTTAAGCTTCTTAATTTTGGCTTGGCCCGCAATTTCGTGATTGATTTGGGCCGGATTACCATGTTATTATTGGGCGCCTATCTTGTCTGGGAAGCCAAGGTAAGCATCGGCACTTTAGTTTTTGTAATCACCCTTTCGGAAAAGTCTTATTTTTCGCTTTACCGCCTTTCCCGTTTTTATGACCGGGTAGAAGAGGGGGCGATAGCCGTAAATCGGTTTATAAATTTAACCAGGGAAAAAACGGAGATAGTAAACCAAGAAGACGGGATTAAGCCCGGAAATATAACGGGAGAGATTAAATTCAAGGATGTCAGTTTCAGCTACAAAGGAGATAGGAATAAAGCTTTGGATAAAGTTAATCTTAAAATAAGCGCCGGCTGCGTTACCGCTTTGGTCGGCCCTTCGGGCGGCGGCAAAACAACGGTTGCCCGTATGATTTACAGGCATTATGATCCGCAAGCCGGGATGGTTTTGCTGGACGATAAAAATTTAAAAGATTATGATTTGTACGGTTTTAGGAAATTTATCGCCATTGTCCCGCAGGAAACAGAAATTTTTAATATGAGCGTACGCGATAATATCGCTTATTCTAACCCCAAAGCGTCTTTGGCCGAAGTTAGGGCCGTGGCCAAAATCGCCAATGCCGAGGAATTTATCAATCAGTTATCCTTCGGGTATGAAACCCTAGCCGGGGAAAGGGGCATAAAACTTTCCGGCGGACAAAGGCAGAGAATCGGCATTGCCCGGGCAATTTTGGCTAATCCGCGGATTTTAATTTTTGACGAAGCGACTTCTAATCTGGACAGCCGGAGCGAGAAATTAATTCAGGAAGCGATGGAGAAAATTAAACAAGGCCGGACTGTAATAATAATCGCCCATCGCTTGAGCACGATAAAAAAGGCGGATAAAATTATTGTTTTGGAAAACGGAAAAGTGACGGAAGAAGGCAGCCACTATGAGTTAGCTAACATGAAAGGCGGTTTATACGCCGAATTGTTAAAGCTGCAG